In Chloroflexaceae bacterium, the following proteins share a genomic window:
- a CDS encoding DNA (cytosine-5-)-methyltransferase has product MMLLFGQHLRDVRLARGLTQDDIAKRLKVSKGYISRLEAGKARPARATVLLLAEICGTDPGPLLILAGYLSGEVQEILREHPVEATALLRKAFRSEAYREDRATVPAIVAETREVYQPGKAQYELVQGDCFEWMERREPNSVHAIVTDPPYGLKEYTPKEQAKLRNGRGGVWRIPPAIGGSIRQPLPRFTVLSKEEKLQLTEYFRDWGQRALRILVPGGHVFIATNPLLSQHVYIALIEAGFEKRGEIIRLVQTLRGGDRPKNAHDEFKDVTVMPRSCWEPWGLFRKPCEGRVQDNLRKWKTGGLRRVSDDQPFCDVIKSSPTRAVEREIAPHPSLKPQAFMRQIVRAALPLGEGVVLDTFMGGGSTIAAACAVGYASIGIESDPNFFAIAEESIPKLAAIVSNGDPGTRMEEPTEPESVQPTLFD; this is encoded by the coding sequence ATGATGCTCCTTTTCGGGCAGCACTTGAGGGATGTCCGTCTTGCGCGCGGATTGACGCAAGATGATATCGCAAAACGATTAAAGGTCTCTAAGGGGTACATTTCTCGCCTTGAAGCAGGCAAGGCGCGTCCAGCACGAGCAACCGTCCTGCTGCTTGCTGAAATCTGCGGGACAGATCCTGGGCCGCTACTGATCCTTGCGGGTTACCTTTCAGGAGAGGTTCAAGAGATCCTAAGGGAACATCCCGTCGAAGCTACAGCGCTCCTAAGGAAAGCTTTTCGCTCAGAAGCCTATAGAGAGGATCGCGCTACCGTCCCTGCAATTGTTGCTGAAACCCGGGAAGTCTACCAACCTGGTAAAGCTCAATACGAACTTGTTCAGGGGGATTGTTTTGAGTGGATGGAACGTCGTGAACCGAATAGCGTTCATGCTATCGTCACAGATCCCCCCTATGGCTTGAAAGAGTACACCCCCAAAGAGCAAGCAAAACTTCGGAACGGGCGCGGCGGGGTCTGGCGGATCCCACCCGCAATCGGTGGAAGCATTCGCCAGCCTCTGCCCAGGTTCACCGTTCTCAGCAAGGAAGAAAAGCTGCAACTTACCGAATACTTCCGGGATTGGGGCCAACGCGCTCTACGAATCCTCGTACCAGGCGGACACGTTTTCATCGCCACGAATCCGCTCCTTTCGCAACATGTCTACATAGCACTGATTGAAGCCGGATTCGAAAAGCGCGGCGAGATTATCCGTCTAGTTCAAACGCTCCGTGGGGGCGATCGTCCTAAAAACGCGCACGACGAGTTTAAAGATGTCACAGTTATGCCCCGGTCTTGCTGGGAACCCTGGGGCCTCTTCCGAAAACCCTGCGAGGGTCGTGTTCAAGACAACCTGCGAAAGTGGAAGACGGGAGGACTTCGTAGGGTCTCTGACGATCAACCGTTTTGTGATGTCATCAAAAGCTCTCCCACCCGCGCCGTTGAACGCGAAATTGCTCCCCACCCCTCCCTCAAACCGCAAGCGTTTATGCGCCAGATCGTGCGCGCTGCCCTTCCACTGGGTGAGGGCGTGGTCCTTGACACCTTTATGGGAGGAGGATCAACCATCGCTGCTGCGTGCGCTGTTGGATATGCAAGCATCGGAATAGAAAGTGATCCGAACTTCTTTGCTATCGCAGAGGAGTCCATTCCCAAACTGGCGGCAATCGTTTCAAACGGCGATCCCGGAACCCGTATGGAAGAGCCAACCGAACCGGAGAGCGTCCAGCCAACACTGTTCGATTAA